The proteins below come from a single Lactobacillus johnsonii genomic window:
- a CDS encoding NAD kinase, with protein MKVALVYNDKVETLAVVKALEKLLNARKIEIDPENPDVVITIGGDGTLISGFHKYQNLVDKIRFIGVHTGHLGFYTDWRNFEINKMVDNLTKKQPSSASYPLLELIITTGAGEKKKLLALNEATIKRVSKTLKADVYIRDQFFESFKGDGLCVSTPTGSTAYSKSLGGAVIHPRLKALQMTEIASINNRVFRTLSSPIVIAPDEWITIKPETGSDDHYVVTFDGYEFNHKHIKKIEYRISQHVIRFDKYQHTHFWNRVEDAFIGQPKDKQ; from the coding sequence ATGAAAGTCGCACTCGTTTATAATGATAAAGTTGAAACCTTAGCAGTAGTTAAAGCATTAGAAAAATTACTAAATGCTAGAAAAATTGAAATTGATCCTGAAAATCCTGACGTGGTAATTACTATCGGAGGAGATGGAACATTAATTTCGGGATTTCATAAATACCAAAATCTAGTTGATAAAATTAGATTCATTGGTGTTCATACTGGACACTTAGGTTTTTATACTGACTGGCGTAATTTTGAAATTAACAAGATGGTAGATAATTTGACTAAGAAGCAACCATCTTCAGCTTCCTATCCACTCTTGGAATTGATCATTACTACTGGAGCAGGTGAAAAGAAAAAGTTGCTTGCATTAAATGAGGCAACTATTAAACGAGTTTCTAAGACTTTAAAGGCCGATGTTTACATCAGAGACCAGTTTTTTGAAAGTTTTAAGGGAGATGGCTTATGTGTTTCTACCCCTACAGGTTCTACTGCCTATAGTAAGTCATTAGGCGGTGCTGTCATTCATCCACGTTTAAAAGCTTTACAAATGACTGAAATAGCTTCAATTAATAATCGTGTGTTTAGAACACTCTCATCTCCAATTGTAATTGCACCCGATGAATGGATCACCATTAAGCCGGAAACAGGTAGTGATGATCATTATGTAGTTACATTTGATGGTTATGAATTTAATCACAAGCATATTAAAAAAATTGAGTACCGTATTTCTCAACATGTTATTCGCTTCGATAAGTATCAACATACTCATTTTTGGAATCGTGTAGAAGATGCTTTTATCGGCCAACCTAAAGATAAACAATAA